ATGGTGGTaagaagatttttttttttcgtttatacttttttttttatttcataaatttattaatttaatttaaatttcatgGCATTAATAACGTAATAATAGAATAATTTCTAATCTAATTGCCACGTGGGTTAATCAAACAGGTTAGCAAGGACTTAACGAGCTCATAAGTACCTTAACGGAGATGACAATTAAAAATATccaattgattgttaaattttaattaaaatttaattgattGGACTTTTAATTAAAGCTCAATTCATTTTAAACTATTTTCAAgagattttttaaatattttagttcttttctaaaaatattttcattttttgttaaataatatattttaattaaatatttaaaatattttttttcaaatttaagtttgagtttttatattttaatttcgaaacatttttcatttaaatattttaatttttcaatctAATTTTATTATTAGTGGCTGTAATAAAATAATCTTTTAACTCTCGTCGAGAGTGGGATAAATAATTTACTACAAAATGTATTTTAATCTAATAAATTCTCGACCATATAATTAATGGACGAAATAAGCGACCACGATGCTCAACCTTATGATTTGAGTTTTACACTTAGAAACCAAATTCACATGCTTACACCACGAATTCAGGTTACCCTCCCTCTCATCAAGAATCCATTTAAAGCTAATCACTTATATTTATTTAAAGATCAGAATATTCATTTTGaagatttaataaaatattaagtttaaactaaaaattcattttaaaatgaATCATAACTTGATTTGATCTAGTttcattttaagtttataataaaattttttctttaatctatattatataatttatatataatataaaaataaatatgctaTGATTATTGAAAAAAtcataatgtaaatattaaaatacgtGTTTGGTTGTTTActtctaaaattttaatataacacattaaaaaattgtttataaaaataactaaatattaacaaaaataatataaatgtttaaaagaattaatttaaataatatgaataagCTCAAAACATATTTAAAGTAGACATTTACAAATATAAATGAgtttaagtaaaatttaaaatttatattttaaaccgAATTTAAATAACTATAAATATTACTGATATAATACATGAATTCGACTTAAACTTGACATGTTCCGACACTTACTCGATTTGTCTGTGTCATATGTGAGGTGcagttattaaatttataaatagagagagagggagagaacaAATGTAACAAATTAAAATGGACCAAGAACCGCGTTGCAAATTACAGAAAGAACAAAAAAGCTGGCCAATGTTGTTATTGTTCTATCATGGCTAATTTATGTCTACTAACAATTAACATTCTGCTTGACAAAACATTTACAAGGTGATTGGTGCAATTTACAACTTCAACCTTGAGGAGCAAAAAAGGCCAGTAAAATAACGCAATCCAATTATGAACAACCCCATCCATCGGATATTTACAGGCTAAATTATTGAACCCCAAATTAAGATTCTAAAAGTTTAGATATATCTTACACCTGATTAGGCGTCATCAGACTTTGGGCCTCTTTCACAGTTGAACTAACAGCATAGAGCACCATCTTTTTTACCTGTAGATGAGAAAATCCGATGAAATCTGTCACATAATTACTCACTTTCGTCTAATAGAATCTCTAAAGGCAATTCATTATCTACGTTTTTAATTTTGATAGATCACCATAATGCCTGCAGTACGATATAATCATCTTCTTCTTAAACTTCTGGACAATTCAGTAGATGATATTTTGTATGCATGTCAAAATTCAATGATGAGTGCAAGAAGAGATGATTAAGAAGATTGgagaattttctttttcttttttcattttaattctgAAAATGAATTTACCTGTCAACATGAAACTAACTTCCTTTACTAACTAACCCAAGTATTAACATGTCTAGTTGATTCTCTAGACTCTCCCTCAACTTAGAAGTAAAATAACCATGCTGCTGCATTTCAAGATTTCTTGTGATGATTTCTACAAGTTGCCCTTTTATGGATATATGTTGGGTTTGAATAAGATTTTCCCGAGTTTTCTCCCTCTATCTGTTCAGTTCTTTTATGATATATTGGATTGGCAATAGAAgtgtttaacatattttattcTTACTTAAGTTTAACTTAACTCAAAATGTAAACCTAAAATCTTACTTAAACCTGTCTATATTTGTAAATGGTAAATTCAAGCCCATTTTAAGcctaataatattaattttaatgttttgaaaaatatttatattatttttaatttaatatttaataattttaaatatttctcatttattattcttttatgcaAGGGTAAAGGATGAGACAATAGGATTTGAACCCATGTCAAATACTTATTTGACAAGAGTTTTAACCATCACCCTATAGAAGTCAAGATTTGTTACTAAAGATTTAATTTCTATCTATAGGAAAATTAAGTTCTTTTGCCCAACTTATTTTTCGAGTCTAAGGATTTTTCTAAATACTTTCAAATTTCGAGTAGACCTTTGGGCTTGGATGAGTAGCTTTACCCATGTCTAATTGGTAGCAATTTCAAGGGCTGCTTGGTTGTCATAGACAGCTTGATGGGTCTTTTGTCTTCAAATCCAATTTCCATTACGAGTCCTAATAACTAAACAAGTTTTGCAATAGTGAGTGCCATCCTCCTGTATTTAGCTTTGATTGAGGACCTTGAAATAGTATTTTGCTTCAACTTCTAGGATATAAAAGAGTTTCCTAGCTTTCTGTAGAAATCTATCATTGACTTTCTAGTCATAAGACAAGAAGCAAAATTAGAAATGCAATATGCAACTAATTTTGGAGAACCAAAGGCAATAAAAAGAATGCCTTGTCCTGGATCCTTATTGATATACCTTAACAATTGGATGAAACTTCGTAATGCGACTTTTTTTACTTCTACATGAAATGGCTTAAATTGTCAACTGCATATGTGATGTTGCATCTCGTGTGTTTTAAAAACAAGAGCCTTCCTATGAGCTGTTGATAAAGAGTTTCATCTTCAAAGACTTCATGAATATCTATCTGCAAATGCTAATAATCATTTTTGgtggaaattttttattttccaacaGAATGCCGGCTATTTTGGCTCCCTCTAGCCTTGTGTCTAAAATAAGTTCTGAGACATATTTTCTCTAATTCAAAACAATTCCAACTTTTGACCTTACTGGTTCAAGGGTCCTTTATTTTGAAATGCTGGTGTATTATGAACTTCAAATATGATATTAAAACAACATCATTTGTATGGTCAAGATCATCCACATATAAAAACAAAACAACAATTTTACGTTCTTGTCTTTTAGTGAACATTGAGTAGACATGCTTCCTCTGAGTAACCATCACCAAAGAGAGCTTTTGTAAGTTCTAAATTCCATTGGTGAGAAGCTTGCTTCAAGCCATAAAGGAGCTTGAGAAACTCACATACTCAATCCTCCCCATGATTGTGAAATCTTGATGGAAGGTCCATGTATACCTTTTGTACACATCCATTTGATACATAGGCCAATTGAACATTGATACTGTAACAATAACAAGCTTCTCAGTAACTTGTTTTGCAACCTGAAAAAGGTGACGCACTAATCAATTCCTTCCTTCTAGCCATATCCCTTTGCCACTAAACATGGTTGAACCTTTCAACCTATCCATTGGCACTTTATATACTCATTTGCAACCAATAGGAACTATCCCATACAGTATGGGAATTATTTTTCATGTGTCCTGTCTCCTAACACTTCTTATGtttacttatttttttttattattttggccCTAATTCTTTTCTAGGATTACTTTGACCCTTAACCTTTAaatttagtaaaattatttttttatagaaaagTTAATTGAATTGTTATAATTTAAACAACACAACCGTAACAATCAGCATGACAATCCACATTTCCTTCATTGTTGACGTgcacaaatttttaaaattttttatgaacTTTTTCTTAAATCTTTTAaatcttttaaataaattttatgtatttgttttaatttttattgttgaTGATAGTAATCTTACGTTAATGTATCATATTGACTAGCAAAAACTTAGGGATCGGACTAGCATAGAATTAGGAAGTGTAATCTTTGATATTTCCTTCTTTGTATATATAACTACTAGTATAAAGAGGATATGTATTACGGTGTACATTTATATAGAAATGGATTTAGAATATTTCCCTTTTCTCTATCTTTCCTCTATTTTCCTCACGGCTGAAACAACCATAATAGAAATagaacaacaaccttatttcttcTCTATTCTCTTCTTTCTCTCTCAATTTCACATGGTATTCTGCTAAACCACTCTCATCGCCCCTCCCATTAAAATATGTAGCCTTTGTCGACCCTCCGGTCGAAATATCATTGCCAGAATCGGCATGTGTAGCCCACACACGCACCACAAAGGTTTCTACTCATTTCCTACGCGCTGGTATTTGAAAGTGCATGCACCACCCTCCGGCCATCGTTCTCCTCCATGAGTCTTCATGAAGGTTTGTGCTGTCCGTCCCCCTCCAGTGGTGCTGCCCCCGTATAGTTTCAACCTTAACttctattttaattaattttctttcaCCCTTGCTATGGATCCTTCAAGTTCTACCAAACTTTTCTTCCTTGCTATGGATCCTTCAAGTTCTACCAAACTTTTCTTCTGTGCTTTCTATAATTATTCTACTATTACTACTATCAAACTATAATGCAATAATAATTATGTTTCTTAGGTTGCTTCTGTCGAATTGTGATTTATGGGGAAAGGCTATAGAGAACGTCTTAAAAAAGATGTTAATGCCGTTGATGAAAAGAGTAGAGATTATTAGGTTAAACTTGATCCCAATTATGTAGCCTGCTATGACATTCGCTTGAGCCAAAGTTACTTACATTGCTATAGTCTTGCAAAACTTCTTACAGAGTTTGGCTAAGGCCAAGAACCTATATACTAATGATATTCAGTGGATCAACAAAGTTATTTCAGATCTTGTCCATCTACAGTAAAGTCAATAAGATATATGACTAGTTATTTGGGTCAAGTTGAATTGTTGAAGGATGAGTTTAATGTTGTTATGCTTCTTATCAAGAAATTTGGGTATCAGGAGAAGTAAAGGGATAAATTCTTTATGGTTCTGGCTCTGATTGGATTGCGTACATATTTAGCTTCGATGAAAATCATATTAATACTAGCTCAACCATTCCTATTCCTGATTAGATAACTGCTTGACTACTTCGCATCTCCTTAACTTAAGCTCAATGAGAGGTATAATCATCTATGCTAACCATTTAGGATACAAGCCCACAAGGCGATGGTAAAAAAGGAAGAAGGAGAGAGCTTAGCCTCATAGCACCTACTATGATCAAAGTGGGCACATATGTGAAATTTGTTGGGCTTTACATGGGAGATTCTCTTGCAATAATCCACCCATTGCACATTTAACCCAAGTTTAAGGAGATAGGACTATTCCGCTTCTAATTTCTCATACATAAAGATGAGTCAAATCTATCACCTTATCTAAATCAGATTATGATGAATATTTATAATATCAAGCCTTGAAACAACAATTCGATAATTTTGTTGCTGGTGTAACTCATTTTTCCTCAAATGGACTTTAGATATTTAACTTAGATGTTTTCGACCATATTtctagtaataaaaataattttatactcTCACCTCTCCTTCTTCCTCCACTACAAGTAACTTAGCTAATGGATTTCAATCTTTGGTCAAAGGTGTCAGGAAAATTTATCTCATCTCCGCTTTGCCTTTACCTTTAATATCAGTTGTATATGCTTCAGAATACCCTTATAACTTGATTTCCATTAGTAAATTTTCTAAGAAATTTAATTGTCCAATCAATTTTTATTTCCACTCTGTTTTAACAACCCTCTAACAAGTATATGTTTTTCATTCAAACACTATTATATTATGGATTATGAACACATCAAATTCGATGAATTATGCCAAGAGAAGAGAAGGGTTACTTTCtgaattaaaattttcatcacTATTGTTAATTTTAACGATTTAAATACAAGCAGTTTGAACTATAAGAATAAATGGTTTTAAACAAACAACTGTATCACTTTCAAGTATCCATGTAATCCTAATATGATCATCAACAATGGTTAAGAATAATTTATGACATTTATAGGTAGATATACGATATGGACCCCACAAGTCAACATGAATAAGAGAAAAAACAATGTCACAACATGATTAGCCAATTGGAAAATGTAGTGAAGATTAAATAACAAGAGGACAAACAAAATATTAAACAACATGATTTTGGCTTTGCCTCCTAACATTTTCACTTTTGTTATTTTGaccctattttttttttcactttggccctcaaattttaaattttagtcaaattactttctttttaaaagaaaaaatttataGTACTATTAAAATTTTATCGGCATTGGCATGACAACTCACTCGACAATTGATATATActtcataaaaatacaaaattattaaaatattcaaaagacttcataattttattttaaaaattcaaaaagtatGAAGTTTTCACTAAActttaagataaaaataataatttgactaAAATTTTGTTGAGGGTAAAGGTGGTTTTGCCAAAATgggtaaaattaaagtaaaaaatagataaatgttgagggctaaatttattattatgctaataatttttattcaaaattttattttggaaaaaGACATTTAGTTCATTTTTGACAATGATGCATGTCTAGATCCATTATGCGAAAGAGATTAttctaatttatatatatatatatatatatatataaaccacaATGAAAGATACAGAAGCTAACTTAGtatatgaatgaatttgataTGGCAGACCTTATTCTTTATCAGGATAAAATGAAAGAAAGCAATTTAGATCTAGGGTGCATTTCGAAATGGAAAGCAAATCTTAATGAAAATCTGGTGTGTAGAGAATGCTGGTTAGATTATCATCAATTGGAAGAGTATATGAGCCAATACGTGTAACGGGGATTGCTTCACCATTAGACAATTGGACAAAACTTGATTAAGAAGAGCAAGAAATTGGAGATTTTGAACATTGCAAGTCAGATATCATATGATTAGTAGCCCGTGTGTTCAAGATCCATTCTAAGGATGATATTTTGATAGAGGTGAATCTAGAAACCATACCTGTCATATTGCAGTTGCATCAACAGATATTCCCTTATTAAGTAATCCCAGAATTTGTTGATACTATGCTTGAGTAAAGACTAAAGCCTGTTGAGATGTCAAAGCGTCATTTCCATCTAAAGATTCCAAGGCAATAACATGATTTGCTGAGGATGATAAACTTAGATTCCTTTTCTCTGTAAATTTGAAATCTGATGGGTATCCAATCAGTCAGCAACAATTCTCTTTCTTGTGCACTTTAACTTTGCCGTCTTTAAATATACCattgaactttttttttatttgttgagCATTCGAAGATTACAAGGCAGTAGGCGCAAACATTGCTTTGGAATTTAAAGCTGCAGAGTGTTGCCTTGTGACTCTTCTTGGACAAGCATAGAACATGCTTGATTAATTGTTGGCAAAGGCTGCATGGAGCCTAATTTAGTAATAAAAAACATTCCTAAATAAgctactttaaaaaaaaaaatatttctccCATGCGAAAAATTGGTCCAAAAATACTTTTATCAAAAGtcgaaaattttaaattcttcccaaaagtattttttttccaaaaacactTTGGCCTTAGTAAAATACTAATCTTAATAGTGTTATGGGTTCATTTAGACCCATCAAAAACTGAAAGAGCCTTTGTTGTGTAACATGGTGAATGTTTTCCTTGACGCATCACGAGAACAAGCGGCATTAATGCATCAAATTCAGCTATAACAATATGATTGGAGTAGAATAGATAAAGATTGACGAGATACCTTGCACAtgagaaggaatttcttgatggAGAAAATAAACCCAAGTACCATCAACCTTATCGCGCCTTTCTTCAATATCTTGCCAAACTAAAGAAGCACTTGATACAAAGATGATTCTTATTAAAAATACTTTGTAAACTGCATTCAAAATCCAAGAAAGAACAATGGGATTACAGCGCTCCAATTAATGATGAAAGATGGGATCATAAGATTCCTTTTGGCAAACTCCATCAACAAAGCCCAATTTATTCTTTGCCAACAATGTAAAGCGCATCTAACGCCTCCAAACATTTGTAATTCTCAAACCCCAATAGTTGGTTCGAAACAAGAAGCGTGCCTAGTGTATTTGACAGATGAAAGTACAACAGATGGTGGGAATCAATAGAGATTACAGCTGCAAAACCTCCATTGCTGAATTCATGCTCGTTCACAATTGTTGCAAAGTTCCAAACACTCCAATTTGAACCAAGTAAAAAAACTTAAAGAGACAGCAATGAATGTGATAAAATCACAATACCAAAAAATATAAACTGTATAACCGAAAAACATATCAATCAAGAACaatgaaaaacaaagaaaagatgaAGGTAATCGGAGTCTTTGGTAGGCTTTGATACCATGTCAAAATTCAACAATGAAAGCAAAAGAGATGGTTGAGGCAAGAGGATGGGAGAAtttttttaattctgaaaatgcATTTACCTTAATTACAAAGAGCTGTGAACATATATAGAATTCTACCATCTAACTACCCTGAACCTAACTTACTTTACCAAGTAACCCTACAACATAAAAACCTAACTTAAGAAGGAGAGACAGTTGAATATGTCCATTCCAAAGGCTTTTCCAAGTTAAGCATAACATCATTAAAATTGGCTACCAAATGCATTCTACTTAAACCTATTCaaacaaataaagaaattaaattcaaatttctTACCTCTAACTTGTCCTCCTTGGCTCTATGGTTCTTTGGGAGCTTACGGAACTCATTAGTTAATCGAAGGCATTCCTCAATGTTGTCGGGAGAAACAAAATCCAGTGCAACCTTAATACAAGACTAGTAAAAGAGAAAATAGGAAGTTAATGGAATTAATAGAGCAAGATGAAATTTAAGACATTCTACACATAAGATTGTCAGTAGCCGAGGGATTACTTGTCTATTTCTCACTTGATGAGGGCATCCGGCAGGAATGAAAACAGCCTCACCAAGGTATTGCTCAAATGTCCAAGGTTCCACATCTGCATTCAACACCAATTATTAATGACACAGTTGCGGTATGAATGATGGAACATTGTACTTCTGCTATTGACTGATAAACAAAGAGAATATTCTTACCAAATTCCTCTTTCAGTTGCCTTTTATGCCTCTCATTTAAGAAAAGAGTCTGATCATGAATGGGATGAATGACCTGAGAAAAGTAGTTCAGCTCTCCAGTATAGAAAACATACTAAAAGTTCAACAGTGGCAGTAAGGGTACTCACTGAAATTACAGGAAGATTGTTAACATGGCGAAATTCCTTCTTGTGCTTTTCCAAATACTGAATGATTTTAGGAACATCCTGCTTGCGAAAGATATCCCAGACAGCACCACCTTTGACCAGTTCTGAGTTATCATCATTTCCTATATCCTTGACAGCCTCTTGGTCTGATTCTTTCGAAACAGGGACACTAAGTGCACAATCACCAGAGAATGAAATCCCAAACTTGTCTTTCCTCGTTACCACCATGTCGTTTGAACATTTAATCTTTTCTAGGTAGGATGCACTCAAATCAGCTAAACCTTCGCTCTCAGTTACCACTGCATTGACATCAAAAACTGCATAATCAGTAGAGATTGTCAATTTTCCAACAAAAAAATCTCTTTCAGAACATCCGCACCATTAGAAGAATTGTTTCCTGCACCTTTAGATTGGTTTACGCTTTGCTCGTTTAACTTCACAGTCACGTTTTCTGCTGTGGCAGCATTTAACTCTGAAGAGTAGACATTTTCATCCATTTGGTCCTTTCCTGAAATATTTTTGACCTCTTTCTCCAATCTTAAACTATGATCCATTCTTCTTGTTTTCAAGTAATGCTTATCTACCATGCTGCTTGATGGAGATCTCtccatttcaaaattttccatcttTTTATCAGTTCTCCCTTTGTCATTATTTTCTGGAAATGACTCTGCTTCTACCTTCACATTATGCTTCAAGATGCTTgatttattattcaaattttcaacaaaCAGATTATCCCTTTCATCTGCACTGCTAGACAAAGAGCATTTGTTTGGTTCAACTTTCGGCATATTTGAAGTTAATTTTCTGTCACTATTTTCCTCGAAGGAGCCTTTTTCAGGGTTATTATTAACCCCTTGTGTCACACCATTTTTATTAAAATCAAGAATGCGAGGATTTGAATCATTTACTTGAAGCAACTCTGTCCCAATACTATTGTTTTTCCAATTTTCAGAGGAAACAGAATGCCCCATTCCAGGCTTTGATTCATCCAATCCAGCAATCTTTAGATTCCAGGAATCTGGAACGGGTGGATTAGCATTTGATTGTTCGTTATCCAGTTTCCCTTCCTTTATGTGTTTCTCTTCCAACAACAAGTGCCCATGCTCCATGCTTCCATTCTTTGCGCAATCAGTAACAATGATCTTGTCCCCATGGGTTGTCTTCAATAATCTTTCTTCCATTCCAACCTTAGCTTTATCTACACCCCCATATAGCTCTTGCATGTCTTCCGCAGCATGCATGTTCTGCATGCTTTCTATCTCTTTGCGTTGCCAGGGAGCAATTTTCACCTTAGTTGTGTGGGTCAATACATTTACCTATAATCATATCTATAAAACATTAGAGAATTGAAGTCTACGGAGAAAAATGCTAGGTATCATTGTCTTGCCACATAAGATGAAAGATGTAGATGAAACAATACCGCATCAGACATGTCACAATGCAACTTTGTTACAGAATCGCCTCTACCAAGTTCTTCAGAGAATCCGTATGCAATATATGTCTTGGGTCCCATATCTGGCTTCAATGATCCCTCTGGAAGCCGTGCAGCAAGGtttaaaaagccaaattttggatCAGCGTAGTCACTGAAAGGGAGTGCAGCAATAAATTCAGCATTATGCCTGGGCAAACGTTCTTCAAATAAGGTTGATGAAGGCCAATCCTTCAATTTCAACATTTCTGGCCAGCAAGTGTTGTGCATACGACCCTCTAAGTAGCCCATGAAAAATTGGTGAATATTAATTTCGACCTACATGACACTAATAAACATGTTAGATCTACAGAAATTATAACATTCAACAGAAGTTAGAGGTTACATAACTAATAACTAACCTCACACCAATCTAAGCAATCAATGGCCCTTACGCTTCGAGTCTCTTCTTTGAATTTTACATTGGAACCTGTTTCTCTGAAAGCCCTCCACATGACCATGGGTTCCCAACTAAGACCAGATGTTTTCTCTAGAACATTACGGACAATCACAGGTTCACCCCTCATCCAATGCCTCTGAAAATGCTCACTTTCATCGTCTGATATATCAAGAGCATTTGGGCAGAATAAGTAGTTATCACAACACTCTTTCCTGTTAGCTGCATGCCTCACATTAGAACTACTGTTGCTGTTTCCATCTAAAGCATTTGGCTGGCATGAAGAACATTCCATATAGAAATCAACGTCAGGTGGCTTGTATTGACTGGTAATGTCCTCGGCATTATTTATCAGCTTAGTTACCCAGTTAGCTTTAAAAACGCGCCTCAACTCAAGTGTAGAAGAACCACAACCTCCATAGTCACTTGGAGGACATGGAATGCTACCATTAGCATTAGCTCGCCAATCAGGCAAATGAGAAGATGTAACAGCTTTATCGTTACTGTGTGAATGCACTTGGCTTTCCCATCCATGTCTTCTCCTTGCTGCATTACTTTTTTCATCCTTCTCTATAGTTTGAAAACTTGCTCTTTCAACTAACTGTTGGCTGGATGTTTCTGCTTCATTAGCACAAGGTTGGCAGCCTTCTCTTAGCTCTTGACAACAGATTAGGCATAAATCATAAGAACATCTGGAGCAGCTTCTGTGAAAATTAACAATTGATGTATTGCAGTTGTCACTGTCGTACAAAAAAATGCACAGTTCCTTCAATTAAGTTCAAATTTGATAACTAAGTCTCAACGGATTTATTTTTAACAAGTTCG
This is a stretch of genomic DNA from Gossypium arboreum isolate Shixiya-1 chromosome 11, ASM2569848v2, whole genome shotgun sequence. It encodes these proteins:
- the LOC108470810 gene encoding lysine-specific demethylase JMJ27 isoform X2, which translates into the protein MDSPSGKRCRRSAGLGKWRCSEMALPSSSYCEKHNLQRHKQAQKRIRRDGDNNSHCKSRKLKRSGSVGGEFSGSEMNKKKNGREEELSGGSEEGDVLVLTEMLAREREKEEKDIKGSKVGSRNSVKEIVDSGEGKANSRKKQASVKAVRNGAAREKISVEKNKKSKSKEFGSLMCHQCQRNDKSGVVFCSSCQRKRYCYECIEKWYSEKTRDEVEAVCPYCRGNCNCKACLREVLVVKDIRKDIEASVKLEWLKYLLHKALPVLKHIYREQSSEIEIEADIKGSQLAEIDITRSKLDKSERLYCDNCNTSIVNFHRSCSRCSYDLCLICCQELREGCQPCANEAETSSQQLVERASFQTIEKDEKSNAARRRHGWESQVHSHSNDKAVTSSHLPDWRANANGSIPCPPSDYGGCGSSTLELRRVFKANWVTKLINNAEDITSQYKPPDVDFYMECSSCQPNALDGNSNSSSNVRHAANRKECCDNYLFCPNALDISDDESEHFQRHWMRGEPVIVRNVLEKTSGLSWEPMVMWRAFRETGSNVKFKEETRSVRAIDCLDWCEVEINIHQFFMGYLEGRMHNTCWPEMLKLKDWPSSTLFEERLPRHNAEFIAALPFSDYADPKFGFLNLAARLPEGSLKPDMGPKTYIAYGFSEELGRGDSVTKLHCDMSDAVNVLTHTTKVKIAPWQRKEIESMQNMHAAEDMQELYGGVDKAKVGMEERLLKTTHGDKIIVTDCAKNGSMEHGHLLLEEKHIKEGKLDNEQSNANPPVPDSWNLKIAGLDESKPGMGHSVSSENWKNNSIGTELLQVNDSNPRILDFNKNGVTQGVNNNPEKGSFEENSDRKLTSNMPKVEPNKCSLSSSADERDNLFVENLNNKSSILKHNVKVEAESFPENNDKGRTDKKMENFEMERSPSSSMVDKHYLKTRRMDHSLRLEKEVKNISGKDQMDENVYSSELNAATAENVTVKLNEQSVNQSKVVTESEGLADLSASYLEKIKCSNDMVVTRKDKFGISFSGDCALSVPVSKESDQEAVKDIGNDDNSELVKGGAVWDIFRKQDVPKIIQYLEKHKKEFRHVNNLPVISVIHPIHDQTLFLNERHKRQLKEEFDVEPWTFEQYLGEAVFIPAGCPHQVRNRQSCIKVALDFVSPDNIEECLRLTNEFRKLPKNHRAKEDKLEVRNLNLISLFV